From Azospirillum brasilense:
ACAGCGTGTGCCGCGGCACACGGCGTAATTCGGCATAGGTTCAGCGTCGTGCGTAAGGGCGGGGCATCCCCCAACTGGATTCCCTGGTATGGTGCCCCCACTTGATGCTAGGTCCGCGACGCCCTCCACCAAGCCCCTCATCAAGAAGGAAGAAGGCATGAGCCTCGAACCGAACTTCGAACATCTGCGGGCCAGGGCCGTGGAGTCGCTGTTCCAGCATCTGGCGGACGCCTGCGTCGGGCTGATCGTCGTCGACCGGGACGCGCGGATCGCCTGGATCGGCGACCGTTATCTGGAGTTGTTGGGCTATTCCGGCAACCCCGAGGACGCGCTGGGCCGCCCGGTGGAGGATGTCATCCCCAACAGCCAGATGCGCCATGTGGTGGAGAGCGGTCAGACCATGCTGCTCGACCTGATGGACATCAAGGAGCGGACCATCGTGGTCACCCGCCTGCCGCTGCGCGACGAGGACGGGACGCTGATCGGGGCCATCGGCTTCGCGCTGTTCGACCGGGCCGACCGGCTGCGCCCGCTGATGTCGAAGTACCAGAAGCTCCAGGAGGAGCTGACCCGCGCCCGGCAGGAACTGGCGCAGGAGCGGCGCGCGAAATATTCCCTGTCGCAGATGATCGGCAACAGCGATTCCATGCGCGAGGTGAAGCGCTTGGCCCGCCGCGCCGCACAGCTCGACAGCACCGTCCTGCTGCTGGGCGAGACCGGCACCGGCAAGGAGCTGCTGGCCCACGGCATCCACGCCGCCAGCCCGCGCGCCAACGCACCTTTCGTCGGGGTGAACGTCGCGGCGATCCCGGAGAACCTCCTGGAATCGGAGCTGTTCGGCGTCGCCCCCGGCGCCTACACCGGCGCCGACCGCAAGATGCGCGAGGGCAAGTTCCAGTTGGCCGACGGCGGCACCCTGTTCCTGGACGAGATCGGCGACATGCCGCTGCCGCTCCAGGCCAAGCTGCTGCGCGTGCTCCAGGAGCGGGAGTTCGAGGCGGTCGGTTCGAACAAGGTGGTGCGCGTCGATCTGCGCGTCATCGCGGCGACCAGCCGCGACCTCGACGCCCTGGTCCGCGAGCGGCAGTTCCGCGCCGACCTCTATTACCGTTTGAACGTGGTTCCGATCACCCTGCCGCCGTTGCGCGACCGGACGGAGGACATCGGCAGCATCGCCGACCGCATCCTCGACGAGCTGGCCTTCACCACCGCCGCCCCGTCGCGGGAGCTGACCGCCGGGGCGATCGCCGTGCTGGAGGATTACGACTGGCCGGGCAATGTGCGGGAGTTGCGCAACGTGCTGGAACGGGTGTCGGCGATGACCGACGACGCGGTCCTGACCGCCGATCACATCCGCGGCGCCCTGCCGCGCGCGGCGGGTCCCGCCGGTTCGGGCGAGCGGCTGGCGGAGGGCGGCGACCGTCCCTTGAGCGACGTGCTGAAGGACACGGAGCGCGCGGCCATCGTCGGCGCCCTGTCGCGCACCGGCGGGGTGAAGGCGAAGGCCGCCAAGCTGCTGGGGATTTCGCGCGCCTCGCTCTACGAGCGGATGCAGGCGCTGGGAATCAAGGAGGACACGCAGGGGGCGGTGTGAGGAGGCGGCGTGTTGCCCCCACCCTTCCCACGGCTTCGCCGCGGGCCCCTTCCCTCCCCCGCTGGGCGGGAGAGGGAGATTTTGTTCCCTCCCCCGCCCAGCGGGGGAGGGTTAGGGTGGGGGCAGAACCTTGCGCCTCAATGCGCCCCATGGAAGGTGCGGCTGATGACGTCCATCTGCTGCTCGCGGGTCAGCTTGATGAAGTTCACCGCGTAGCCGGACACCCGGATGGTCAGCTGCGGGTACAGCTCCGGATGGTCCATGGCGTGCAGCAGCGTCTCGCGGTCGAAGACGTTCACGTTGATGTGGTGGCCGCCCTGGCCGAAATAGCCGTCGAGCATGCCCACCAGATTGTCCACCCGCTCACCCTCGGTCGGGCCCAGCGCGCCGGGCACGATGGTGAAGGTGTAGCTGATGCCGTCCTGGGCGTGCGCGTAGGGCAGCTTGGCCACCGACGCCATCGAGGCGATGGCCCCCTTGCGGTCGCGCCCGTGCATCGGGTTGGCCCCCGGCGCGAAGGGCTGGCCGGCCTTGCGCCCGTCCGGCGTGTTGCCCGTCTTCTTGCCGTAGAC
This genomic window contains:
- a CDS encoding sigma-54 interaction domain-containing protein is translated as MSLEPNFEHLRARAVESLFQHLADACVGLIVVDRDARIAWIGDRYLELLGYSGNPEDALGRPVEDVIPNSQMRHVVESGQTMLLDLMDIKERTIVVTRLPLRDEDGTLIGAIGFALFDRADRLRPLMSKYQKLQEELTRARQELAQERRAKYSLSQMIGNSDSMREVKRLARRAAQLDSTVLLLGETGTGKELLAHGIHAASPRANAPFVGVNVAAIPENLLESELFGVAPGAYTGADRKMREGKFQLADGGTLFLDEIGDMPLPLQAKLLRVLQEREFEAVGSNKVVRVDLRVIAATSRDLDALVRERQFRADLYYRLNVVPITLPPLRDRTEDIGSIADRILDELAFTTAAPSRELTAGAIAVLEDYDWPGNVRELRNVLERVSAMTDDAVLTADHIRGALPRAAGPAGSGERLAEGGDRPLSDVLKDTERAAIVGALSRTGGVKAKAAKLLGISRASLYERMQALGIKEDTQGAV